Genomic window (Streptosporangium brasiliense):
GACGCCGGACACCCGCTCGCCGGGCAGGTAGGTCGCCACGGTCCCGAACGGGCCGCTCGACAGGTCGGCGACATCGGGGCAGCGCCGTACGGCGTCGGCTATCTCGTGGGCGAGGTCGCTCACTGGACGCGCGGTCCCGGCTCGGCCTCCTCCGCCCTGCCCTTGTCGCCTTCCTTCTCCTGGCCGGGCATGTGGACGTCGTCGACCCTGATGTTGACCTCGGTCACCTCAAGGCCCGTCATGCGCTCGACAGCCGTTATCACGTTGCGGCGCACGGCGGCGGCGACGTCGGGGATGGCCACGCCGTACTCGACCACCAGGTCGAGGTCGACCGCCGCCTGCCGCTCGCCCACCTCGACCGACACGCCCTGTGTGACGCTCCTGTCGCCGCCCACGATGCCGCGGACCGCGCCGAGCGCCCGTGCGGTGCCGGCGCCCATGTCGTAGACACCCGCGACCTCGCGGGCGGCCATGCCCGCGATCTTCGCGACGACCCCGCTGTCGATGCTCGTGTTGCCCCTGGGGGTCATCAGATCCCCTCGGCCCCCAGGACTGTCGGTCCGGGCCCGCGGCACCGTGCTCTCGTCGCCCCTTGACGGCGTGCTCACCGGGTTGGCTTCGGTCACGTCGATTCCTTCCCCCGGGGGAAGATCGAGTTCTTCCCCGAAGTTGCTTACTGGGCGTAATACCCCCCATAAGAACAGCAACCAGGACATACCTTTTTCTGGGGGAATCATGGATATGTGCGAGAAGTCCGTTTGGTGGGGTGTGCTGAGGCTGACCCGCCCCAGGGTTACCCGTGAAGGTGGACGACGGCCTGCGCGCCGTACGGCGGACACGCCGCGGCCCGGCGCCGGGCGGCGGTCCGGCGGGACCCCGGGCCCGACTAGCCTTGTCGTGTGCGTATAGCGAGGTTCTCCACAGGTGAGGGTGTCGGATTCGGCGTGGTCGAGGGCGGGCCCGGCGAGGAGTTCGTCTCCGCGATCTCCGGCCATCCCTTCGGCCCGATCCAGTTCACCGGTGAGCGTCACTCGCTCTCGCAGGTCAAGCTGGTCGCGCCCATGCTGCCCAGCAAGGTCGTCGCGATCGGCAGAAACTACGCCGACCACGCCCGCGAGATGGGCGGCGACGTCCCCGACGAGCCGCTGGTCTTCCTGAAGCCGTCCACCTCGGTGATCGGTTCGGGGGAGGCCATCGCCTACCCGACGGGGCTGTCACGGCGGGTCGACTTCGAGGGCGAGCTGGCGGTGGTCATCGGCAGGCTCTGCCGGGAGGTCCCCGCGGAGCGGGCCCACGAGGTCATCTTCGGCTACACCTGTGCCAACGACGTCACGGCCCGGGACCTGCAGAAGAAGGACGTCCAGTTCACCCGGGCCAAGGGCTTCGACACCTTCTGCCCGCTCGGCCCGTGGATCCAGACCGAGCTCGACCCGGGCGACCTGGGCATCACCACGACGGTGAACGGCGAGATCAAGCAGAGCTCGCGCACCTCCAAGCTCATGTACGACATCCCGACGCTGATCGCCCACGTGAGCGCGGTCATGACCCTGATCCCCGGCGACGTCATCCTCACCGGGACTCCCGAGGGGGTCGGTCCGCTGGACATCGGCGACGAGGTCAGCGTCGGCATCGAAGGAATCGGCACTCTCACCAACCGGGTGGTCTCCCGTGATTAGGGTTCGTTTCGCTCCCTCCCCCACCGGCATGTTCCACGTGGGCGGCGCCCGCTCGGCGCTGTTCAACTGGGCGCTGGCCGAGCAGTCCGGCGGCACGTTCGTGCTCCGCATCGAGGACACCGACGCCGCCCGCAACCGGCCCGAGTGGACCGAGGGCATCATCTCCGCGCTGGCGTGGATCGGCATCAACGGCGACAGCCCGTTCTTCGAGGGCCCCTACTTCCAGTCGGCCTACGAGGAGCAGCACCGCGAGGCGGTCGCCAAGCTGGTCGCCGGCGGCCGCGCCTACTTCTGCACCTGCACCCGCGACGAGGTGAAGGCCCGCACCGGCTCGGAGCACAAGGGCTACGACGGCTTCTGCCGTGACCGGGGCCTGGCCGAGGGCGCGGTCCGCTTCCGCACCCCCGACGACGGCGTCACCGTGGTCGAGGACCTGGTCCGCGGCACGGTCGAGTTCCCCAACAACGCGATGGAGGACTTCGTCGTCGCCCGCGCCGACGGCTCCCCGCTGTTCGTGCTGGCCAACGTGGTCGACGACATCGAGATGCGGATCAGCCACGTGGTCCGCGCCGAGGAGCACCTGTCCAACACGCCCAAGCAGCAGCTGCTCTGGGAGGCGCTCGGCGTCACCCCGCCCACCTGGGCGCACGTGCCGGTGATCGTCAACGAGAAGCGCCAGAAGCTGTCCAAGCGCCGCGACAAGGTCGCCCTGGAGTCCTACCGCGAGGAGGGCTACCTGGCCGAGGCCATGGTCAACTACCTGATGCTGCTCGGCTGGGGCCCGGGTGACGACCGGGAGATCATGCCCTGGTCGGAGATGGTGCCGCTGTTCAAGCTGTCGGACGTCAACCCGTCCCCGGCCTTCTTCGACGAGAAGAAGCTCCGCGCGTTCAACGGCGAATACATCCGGGCGCTGCCGCTGGCGACCTTCATCGCCCGCTGCGAGCCGTGGCTGGACCCGAGCTGGGACCGCGAGACCTTCGCCAAGGTCGCCGAGCTCGCCCAGACCCGCATCGCGGTCCTGTCCGAGATCACGGCGAACGTCGACTTCCTCTTCCTGGACGAGCCCGTCTTCGACCAGGCGTCGTGGGACAAGGCCATGAAGACCTCCGCCGCGGAGATCCTCACCGGCTACCTCGCCCGGCTGGAGAAGGTCAACATGGACCCCGAGTCGCTCAAGACCGCGCTGGAGGAGGTCGGGGCCGAGCACGGCCTCAAGCTCGGCAAGGCCCAGGCCCCGGTCCGGGTGGCCGTCACCGGCCGGACCGTCGGCCTGCCGCTGTTCGAGTCGGTCGAGGCGCTCGGCCGGGAGCGCTCGATGGACCGGATCCGCGCCGCCCTCGCCAGGCTCCAGGGCTGAGCCGCGGCAGCCGGACGGGGCCCGGGGCCGGGGCGGCGGGGCCGTCCGGCCGGCCGGGCCCCGCGGTGAGCGTGAGGGCGAGCGAGAGTGTGGCTCCGGCCGCCATCGCCAGCCAGACGCCCGTGGGGCCGAGCGCGGCGCCCAGGGCGTAGGCGAGGGGGAGCTGGAGCGCGAGACCCGTCAGCGTGGCGGTGAGCAGCCTGCCGCCTCTCCCGCTCGCCTGGAGCACCCCGCCGGCGGAGATCAGGCCGCCGAACGGGACGAGATAGAGCGTCATCCAGCGCAGGAAGCTCACGGCTCCGGCGGCCACCGCCGGATCGCCGGTGAACAGTCCCACCGCGGGCGCGGCGACGGCGTTGAGCGCGGCGGCGACGAGCAGGCCCGCGGCCAGGCCGTACCCGAGGGCGGGCCCGGCCGCGCCGGAGCGGGCCGTCTGGATCATGGCGGCCTGGCGGAGCGCGTAGAAGGCCATCGTCCCGGCCAGCATGATCTTCATCCCGATGCCGTAACCCGCCAGCGCCACGACGCCGGACCCGCCGACCACCTCCACCAGGACCATGCCGGCCAGGGCCCGGGCCAGGAAGTCCCCGGACATGGGCAGGCCGGTGCGGACGATCTCCACGGCGACCGTACGGCCCGCGCGGGCCGTACGGTCGCGGGGCGTCCGCCGCAGGAGAAGGGTCAGCGCGACGGCGAGGGTGACCGCCCGGGCCAGCACGGTCGCCGCGGCGGCCCCCTGGACGCCGAGGTCGAGGCCGTAGATGAACAGCGGGTCGAGGACGATCACCAGCGCGTTGCAGAGCAGGGCGGTGCGCATCGGGGTGGTGGTGTCGCCGCGCCCCTTGAAGATCCCGTCGGTCAGCGACTGAGCGAAGAAGATCGGGATCCCGGCCAGGGAGACCAGGTAGAAGTCGGCGGTCAGGGTGGCGGTCGCGGCGTCGTCGGTGAAGAGCCGGGCGAGCGGCTCGCGCAGCAGCACCCCGGGGACCGCCACCGCCAGGCTGGCCGCCGCCCAGAGCAGCCACGCCGTACGGATCACCGGGGTGAGCGGCTCCCGGCCGTCCCGCCTGCCGACCAGGACGGTGGTCCCGGTCTGGACGGCGAGGATGACACCCAGGGCGAGGTGCTCGGTGGCGGTCGCGACCGTCACCGCGGCCACGGCCCGGCTGCCCAGGCCGGAGACCCAGAGCAGGTCGATCAGGCCGACCGCGACCACGGCGGTCAGCAGCTCCACGTAGACGGGCAGGGCAAGGCGGATCAGTTTCACGCTGTACCTCGTTTCGAGCTATGTCGTTTAGAGGTATAGCGTTACGATGCTTCCATGGCAAGCGGCGACCTGACCCTGTCGATCCTGGGGTTTCTCGGCGAGGGGCCGATGCACGGCTACGAGCTCAAGGCCCGGATCCTCCAGCTCAGCGGCCATCTGCGGCCGGTCAGCGACGGGGCCCTCTACCCGGCGATCGCCCGGCTGGAGAAGGCCGGGCTCGTGGAGCGGCACGAGGAGGAGGGGGCGGGCGCGGCCCGCCGCCAGGTCCTCACCCTGACCGAGGCCGGGCGGGCGGAGCTGCTGCGGCGGCTGCGGGAGCCCGCCGACCTCGACATCAGCGACCAGACCCGCTTCTTCGGCCTGCTGACCTTCCTGGCCCAGCTGCCCGACCGCGCGGACCAGGCCGGGGTGCTCCGCCGCCGCCTCGCCTTCCTGCAGGCCCCCGCCAGCTTCTTCTACCGCGACGGCCGGCCGCTGCGGGCCGAGGAGGTCCCCGACCCGTTCCACCGCGGCATGCTGCTGATCGCCCGGGCCACCGGTGAGGCCGAGAAGCGGTGGCTCAAGGAGGCCATCGCCGAGCTGGAGTCCTGACCGGCCGCCGGGGTGGAGGCGCCTCCACCCCGGCGGCCGGCGGAGATCAGGTCAGCAGGCCACGGCGCTCCAGCAGGGGCTCGATGCGGGGGTCGCGGCCGCGGAAGTTGCGGAAGGCGGTCATCACGTCCATGGAGCCGCCGACCGACAGCAGGGCGGACCGGAAGTGGTCGCCGTTGTCGCGCTTGAGGCCGTCGTTCTCCTTGAACCACTCGACGCTCTCGGCGTCCAGCACCTCGCTCCAGATGTAGGAGTAGTAGCCGGCGCTGTAGCCGCCCACGCCGCTGGAGAAGATGTGCGCGAAGTAGTTGGTCCGGTAGCGCGTGCGGACCAGGTCGAAGGCGATGCCCGCGCGCTCCAGGGCCGCGGCCTCGAACGCCTCGGCGTCCTCGACGGTCTCGCCGGGGGCGAGCTTGTGCCAGGCCCAGTCGAGCAGCGCCGCGGCGAGATACTCCACGGTCGCGAAGCCCTGGTTGAACTTCTCGGCGGCCTTCATCTTCTCCAGCAGCTCCGCCGGCACCGGCTCGCCGGTCTCGTGGTGCCTGGCGAAGTTGGCGAGGACCGACGGCCAGGTCGCCCACATCTCGTTGACCTGGGAGGGATACTCCACGAAGTCGCGCGGCACCTCGGTGCCGGAGACCCGGGGGAAGCGGACGTCGGAGAACAGCCCGTGCAGGGCGTGGCCGAACTCGTGGAAGGCGGTGTTGACCTCGTCGAAGGTCAGCAGCGTCGGGCCCTCGGCGGGCTTGGTGACGTTGAGGTTGTTCATCACCACGGGCAGCTCGCCGAACAGGTGCGACTGGTCCACGAGGTTGTTCATCCACGCGCCGCCCCGCTTGGTGGGCCGGGCGTAGGGGTCGAACACGAACAGGCCGAGCTGCGAGCCGTCGGCGTTGAACACCTCGAAGATCCGCACGTCCGGGTGGTAGCCGGTCAGGTCGTCCCGGTCGGCGAAGGTGATCCCGTACAGCTCGCCGGCGGCGTGGAAGACGCCGTCCCGCAGCACCCGGTCCAGCTCGAAGTAGGGGCGCAGCTCGGAGCTGTCGAAGTCGTAGCGCGCCTTGCGCACCTTCTCCGCGTAGAACGACCAGTCCCACGCCTCGATGGGGAAGCCGGCCTGCTCGCTCAGCAGCTCGGCCTCGCGGCGGGCGTTGGCCACCGCCGGACCCACCAGCTTGCCGAGCATCTCCTCGACGGCGTCGGTGGTCTTGGCCGTCTGGTCGGCCACGGAGTAGGCGGCGTGGTTGGGGTAGCCCAGCAGGGCGGCCC
Coding sequences:
- a CDS encoding Asp23/Gls24 family envelope stress response protein — translated: MTPRGNTSIDSGVVAKIAGMAAREVAGVYDMGAGTARALGAVRGIVGGDRSVTQGVSVEVGERQAAVDLDLVVEYGVAIPDVAAAVRRNVITAVERMTGLEVTEVNIRVDDVHMPGQEKEGDKGRAEEAEPGPRVQ
- a CDS encoding fumarylacetoacetate hydrolase family protein — its product is MRIARFSTGEGVGFGVVEGGPGEEFVSAISGHPFGPIQFTGERHSLSQVKLVAPMLPSKVVAIGRNYADHAREMGGDVPDEPLVFLKPSTSVIGSGEAIAYPTGLSRRVDFEGELAVVIGRLCREVPAERAHEVIFGYTCANDVTARDLQKKDVQFTRAKGFDTFCPLGPWIQTELDPGDLGITTTVNGEIKQSSRTSKLMYDIPTLIAHVSAVMTLIPGDVILTGTPEGVGPLDIGDEVSVGIEGIGTLTNRVVSRD
- the gltX gene encoding glutamate--tRNA ligase; translation: MFHVGGARSALFNWALAEQSGGTFVLRIEDTDAARNRPEWTEGIISALAWIGINGDSPFFEGPYFQSAYEEQHREAVAKLVAGGRAYFCTCTRDEVKARTGSEHKGYDGFCRDRGLAEGAVRFRTPDDGVTVVEDLVRGTVEFPNNAMEDFVVARADGSPLFVLANVVDDIEMRISHVVRAEEHLSNTPKQQLLWEALGVTPPTWAHVPVIVNEKRQKLSKRRDKVALESYREEGYLAEAMVNYLMLLGWGPGDDREIMPWSEMVPLFKLSDVNPSPAFFDEKKLRAFNGEYIRALPLATFIARCEPWLDPSWDRETFAKVAELAQTRIAVLSEITANVDFLFLDEPVFDQASWDKAMKTSAAEILTGYLARLEKVNMDPESLKTALEEVGAEHGLKLGKAQAPVRVAVTGRTVGLPLFESVEALGRERSMDRIRAALARLQG
- a CDS encoding MATE family efflux transporter, with the protein product MKLIRLALPVYVELLTAVVAVGLIDLLWVSGLGSRAVAAVTVATATEHLALGVILAVQTGTTVLVGRRDGREPLTPVIRTAWLLWAAASLAVAVPGVLLREPLARLFTDDAATATLTADFYLVSLAGIPIFFAQSLTDGIFKGRGDTTTPMRTALLCNALVIVLDPLFIYGLDLGVQGAAAATVLARAVTLAVALTLLLRRTPRDRTARAGRTVAVEIVRTGLPMSGDFLARALAGMVLVEVVGGSGVVALAGYGIGMKIMLAGTMAFYALRQAAMIQTARSGAAGPALGYGLAAGLLVAAALNAVAAPAVGLFTGDPAVAAGAVSFLRWMTLYLVPFGGLISAGGVLQASGRGGRLLTATLTGLALQLPLAYALGAALGPTGVWLAMAAGATLSLALTLTAGPGRPDGPAAPAPGPVRLPRLSPGAWRGRRGSGPSSAPGRAPRPTRTAAGRRSGR
- a CDS encoding PadR family transcriptional regulator, with the protein product MASGDLTLSILGFLGEGPMHGYELKARILQLSGHLRPVSDGALYPAIARLEKAGLVERHEEEGAGAARRQVLTLTEAGRAELLRRLREPADLDISDQTRFFGLLTFLAQLPDRADQAGVLRRRLAFLQAPASFFYRDGRPLRAEEVPDPFHRGMLLIARATGEAEKRWLKEAIAELES
- a CDS encoding M3 family metallopeptidase, producing MTENPFFSPSTLPYKLPDFTRIREEHYLPAFERGMADQLREVEAIAGDTGPATFANTVEALERSGQILKRTATVFMSIASSDTTDGIREIETEILPKLTKHGDAIHLNRALYARIKQVTTEDPEEAWLLEKYREDFVRAGADLSEAEQERLKELNEELTRIATAFSQNLLTASTASALVVKDAKELDGLSESAIKAIEKDGEYVLPLLNFTNQPALAELTDRQTRRRLYELSVSRAPENFDLAVKLATLRAERAALLGYPNHAAYSVADQTAKTTDAVEEMLGKLVGPAVANARREAELLSEQAGFPIEAWDWSFYAEKVRKARYDFDSSELRPYFELDRVLRDGVFHAAGELYGITFADRDDLTGYHPDVRIFEVFNADGSQLGLFVFDPYARPTKRGGAWMNNLVDQSHLFGELPVVMNNLNVTKPAEGPTLLTFDEVNTAFHEFGHALHGLFSDVRFPRVSGTEVPRDFVEYPSQVNEMWATWPSVLANFARHHETGEPVPAELLEKMKAAEKFNQGFATVEYLAAALLDWAWHKLAPGETVEDAEAFEAAALERAGIAFDLVRTRYRTNYFAHIFSSGVGGYSAGYYSYIWSEVLDAESVEWFKENDGLKRDNGDHFRSALLSVGGSMDVMTAFRNFRGRDPRIEPLLERRGLLT